Proteins from a single region of Pseudomonas quebecensis:
- a CDS encoding DUF3509 domain-containing protein: MDNPFQIITDTFSPKYRVNLSIQRLDGSIMLTLSDETGVVAKRMISAEQRNDPERLKRLVQSIQFGIAIEQGHSAMEILAVMTDGDSHKLMQPPPARDLPLSVGL, translated from the coding sequence ATGGACAATCCTTTTCAGATCATCACCGATACCTTCAGCCCAAAGTACCGCGTCAACTTGAGCATCCAACGGCTCGACGGCAGCATCATGCTCACCCTCTCGGATGAGACGGGCGTGGTGGCCAAGCGCATGATCAGCGCCGAGCAACGCAACGACCCCGAACGGCTCAAACGCCTGGTGCAGAGCATCCAGTTCGGAATCGCCATCGAGCAGGGCCACAGCGCCATGGAAATCCTGGCGGTGATGACCGACGGCGACAGCCACAAACTGATGCAGCCACCGCCGGCCCGCGACCTCCCGCTCAGCGTCGGGCTCTAG